The Acidobacteriota bacterium genome has a segment encoding these proteins:
- the ruvC gene encoding crossover junction endodeoxyribonuclease RuvC, whose protein sequence is MGIDPGSRATGYAFLEINAAPAEPRLVECGAVRVPPGRSHALRLRAIFEKIQALLRKHRPAEVAVEAVFHAKDARAALLLGQARGAALAAVGERGVSVFEYSPLSIKKTVAGYGRAPKEQVQRMVLALLNLHDAPSARMSADASDAAAVALCHAAHRAARARGLVS, encoded by the coding sequence ATGGGCATCGACCCGGGGAGCCGCGCCACCGGGTACGCCTTTCTCGAAATTAATGCGGCCCCCGCCGAGCCGCGCCTTGTCGAGTGTGGTGCGGTTCGCGTCCCGCCGGGCCGGAGCCACGCGCTTCGCCTGCGCGCCATTTTCGAAAAGATCCAGGCGTTGCTCCGGAAACATCGGCCCGCGGAAGTCGCGGTCGAAGCGGTGTTTCACGCAAAGGACGCGCGCGCGGCGCTTCTTTTGGGCCAGGCGCGCGGGGCGGCGCTCGCCGCCGTGGGCGAGCGCGGCGTGAGCGTGTTCGAATATTCCCCTTTGTCCATAAAGAAAACCGTCGCGGGCTACGGCCGCGCCCCGAAAGAGCAGGTGCAGCGCATGGTGCTGGCCCTCCTGAATCTTCATGACGCTCCCTCCGCGCGGATGTCCGCCGACGCCTCGGACGCCGCGGCCGTCGCGCTCTGCCACGCCGCGCACCGTGCCGCGCGCGCACGGGGGCTTGTTTCATGA
- a CDS encoding Holliday junction branch migration protein RuvA has product MIAYLKGRVVSLESGTSAASGQTAVLDVHGVGYRVRITTGLYASLKGRADGPGEAGGGEVALHVYSHATDGDVALFGFASAFERRVFERLLRVSGVGPSLALAALSAHRAEDLIAALASGDGSLLERVPRVGKKLASRILLELRDKLDDLLPEAAGAGEVAGAGAVWRDVASALVNMGYRASDAEAACRAARERAGECTFEDAFRAALKKAQGK; this is encoded by the coding sequence ATGATCGCCTATTTGAAGGGTCGGGTCGTCTCGCTCGAGAGCGGAACGAGCGCGGCGTCGGGCCAGACGGCGGTGCTTGATGTGCACGGCGTTGGCTACCGTGTGCGCATTACGACCGGCCTCTACGCCTCGCTCAAGGGACGCGCCGACGGACCCGGAGAGGCGGGCGGCGGCGAGGTGGCGCTCCATGTCTATTCCCACGCGACGGACGGCGACGTGGCGCTTTTCGGGTTCGCGTCGGCGTTCGAGCGGCGCGTCTTCGAGCGCCTGCTGCGCGTTTCGGGCGTCGGCCCCTCGCTCGCGCTCGCGGCGCTCTCCGCGCACCGCGCCGAGGACCTGATCGCCGCCCTCGCATCGGGCGACGGAAGCCTCCTTGAGCGCGTGCCCCGCGTCGGAAAGAAACTCGCAAGCCGCATTCTTCTCGAACTCCGTGACAAGCTCGACGACCTTCTTCCCGAGGCCGCCGGCGCGGGGGAGGTGGCGGGCGCGGGCGCCGTCTGGCGCGACGTGGCATCGGCGCTCGTCAACATGGGCTATCGCGCCTCGGACGCCGAGGCCGCCTGCCGCGCCGCGCGCGAGCGCGCGGGCGAGTGCACATTCGAGGACGCTTTCCGCGCCGCGCTCAAGAAGGCGCAGGGGAAATAG
- a CDS encoding HD domain-containing protein, with the protein MSRVQLAEIQEGESFRGFFLVKKKAVRTASSGAPYWDLTLQDATGQCHAKVWSEVLASHEGVAVEEGTVLKVEAVAESYDGRLQLRVLRFRLSRPEDGIDAAELMPRTPHDVDAMYEELLGFVDRVEDPHLKRLLESFFREDEAFVRRFKYSSASRAIHHPYVGGLLEHVVSLLKICEFLASHYPDVDRDILFAGAIFHDVGKVSELDGFSYSTEGELLGHVAIGFEMVRERMRLIEGFPEPLSLSLSHMVLCHQGELDWGAPVVPKTREAMILHFADNMDAKLFQCYQSLQDTADSVKEWSENNWLLRRRFWRGAETSQETESLTPKASGNGGLHEDVFPITKARLAPAKAR; encoded by the coding sequence ATGTCCCGCGTTCAACTGGCCGAAATTCAGGAAGGCGAGAGTTTTCGAGGCTTCTTTTTGGTTAAGAAGAAGGCCGTGCGGACGGCCTCATCCGGCGCGCCGTACTGGGATCTTACACTGCAGGACGCCACGGGGCAGTGCCACGCCAAGGTGTGGAGCGAGGTGCTTGCGTCCCACGAGGGCGTTGCGGTGGAGGAGGGCACGGTTCTCAAGGTGGAGGCCGTGGCGGAGAGCTACGACGGGCGTCTACAATTGCGCGTCCTGCGCTTCCGCCTTTCCCGCCCCGAGGACGGGATAGACGCGGCGGAGCTTATGCCGCGCACGCCGCACGACGTCGACGCGATGTATGAAGAGCTCCTGGGTTTCGTGGATCGTGTCGAGGATCCTCATCTCAAGCGCCTGCTCGAGTCCTTCTTCCGCGAGGACGAGGCGTTCGTTCGCCGCTTCAAGTACAGCTCCGCGAGCCGCGCCATTCACCATCCCTACGTGGGCGGCTTGCTGGAACACGTGGTTTCGCTTCTTAAAATTTGCGAGTTTCTCGCCTCGCACTATCCGGACGTGGACCGCGACATTCTTTTCGCGGGCGCGATCTTCCATGACGTCGGGAAGGTGAGCGAGCTCGACGGCTTCAGCTACTCCACCGAGGGCGAGCTCCTCGGGCACGTGGCCATCGGGTTCGAGATGGTGCGCGAGCGGATGCGCTTGATCGAAGGATTCCCGGAGCCGCTCAGCCTGAGTCTCTCGCACATGGTGCTCTGCCACCAGGGCGAGCTCGACTGGGGCGCGCCCGTCGTGCCGAAGACGAGAGAAGCCATGATTCTCCACTTCGCCGACAACATGGACGCCAAGCTTTTCCAATGCTACCAGTCGCTTCAGGACACGGCGGACTCGGTGAAGGAATGGTCCGAGAACAACTGGCTCCTGCGACGGCGTTTCTGGCGCGGCGCCGAAACTTCGCAAGAGACAGAATCGTTAACCCCAAAGGCGTCCGGAAACGGAGGCCTGCACGAAGATGTGTTCCCTATTACCAAGGCTCGCCTGGCGCCGGCCAAGGCTCGATAG
- a CDS encoding Do family serine endopeptidase, which produces MKKGLSLLVIVLLASLSLLFGVLVAQLPSLGGKEKAKEDLPRQSGERQHPLYVEAPADQPPLPPLSGPDFTPIVEQVKPAVVSVSSTEVVEMYRQHPQEFFDLFDWFFGRRPRRNEKEMPRQHRSVNSGSGFIISPEGYVLTNYHVVADATEVMVMLSDDSEFEAEVTGSDREIDIALLKFDPEDKSLVTAVLGDSSQLHVGEWVMAIGNPLRLQHTVTVGVVSALGRNLGSGSFDDFIQTDAAINRGNSGGPLVNLRGEVVGINTLMSPYGENIGFAVPVNLVKEILNDLMEVGRASRGYLGTQIMSITPELQEAFGLESSEGAFVQSVEPGLPGDEAGLRRGDVIVEVDGTPIKDSYHLVREISQKRPGQKVALKIIRDGRTRTLKATLADRGAELWKEEPVEEEAEAPRGASELLGFHVEEVTRETREQFGLSDDARGVVVVHVDSMSEAAEKGLRSGMVIVEVNREEISDMREFTEALKDVETGDLVLLYVTGRGFRGYIPIRAKE; this is translated from the coding sequence ATGAAGAAAGGACTCAGCCTTCTCGTAATCGTCTTGCTTGCGAGCCTGTCGCTGTTGTTCGGCGTCCTGGTGGCACAGCTTCCCTCGCTTGGAGGCAAGGAAAAGGCGAAGGAGGACTTGCCCCGGCAGAGCGGGGAACGGCAGCACCCCCTGTACGTTGAAGCCCCGGCCGACCAGCCGCCCCTGCCGCCGCTGTCGGGGCCGGACTTCACGCCGATCGTGGAGCAGGTGAAGCCGGCGGTGGTGAGCGTCTCCTCGACGGAAGTCGTCGAGATGTACCGCCAGCACCCGCAAGAGTTTTTCGACCTGTTCGACTGGTTTTTCGGCCGCAGGCCGCGCCGCAACGAGAAGGAGATGCCTCGGCAGCACCGCAGCGTGAACTCTGGCTCCGGCTTTATCATCAGTCCCGAAGGCTACGTCCTTACGAATTACCATGTGGTCGCCGACGCCACGGAGGTTATGGTCATGCTTTCCGACGACAGCGAATTCGAGGCGGAGGTCACGGGAAGCGACCGCGAAATAGACATCGCGCTCCTCAAGTTCGACCCCGAGGACAAGTCCCTCGTCACGGCGGTCCTGGGCGATTCCAGTCAGCTTCACGTCGGCGAGTGGGTGATGGCCATCGGCAACCCCTTGCGCCTCCAGCATACGGTCACCGTGGGCGTCGTGAGCGCCCTCGGACGCAATCTGGGGAGCGGAAGCTTCGATGATTTCATCCAGACCGACGCCGCCATCAACCGCGGCAACAGCGGCGGCCCCTTGGTGAACCTGCGCGGAGAGGTCGTGGGCATCAATACCCTCATGAGCCCCTACGGCGAGAACATCGGTTTTGCCGTTCCCGTCAACCTCGTCAAGGAAATCCTGAACGATCTCATGGAGGTGGGGCGTGCGTCGCGCGGCTATCTGGGGACCCAGATCATGAGCATTACCCCCGAGCTTCAAGAGGCGTTCGGCCTCGAGTCCTCCGAGGGCGCGTTCGTGCAGTCGGTCGAGCCGGGGCTTCCCGGAGACGAGGCGGGGCTGCGCCGCGGCGACGTCATCGTCGAGGTGGACGGCACGCCCATTAAGGATTCCTATCACCTCGTGCGCGAGATTTCTCAGAAGAGGCCGGGCCAAAAAGTGGCCTTGAAAATCATCCGCGACGGGCGCACGCGCACCCTGAAGGCCACGCTTGCGGACCGGGGCGCCGAGCTGTGGAAAGAGGAGCCCGTGGAAGAAGAGGCGGAGGCGCCGCGCGGCGCAAGCGAGCTTCTCGGCTTTCACGTCGAGGAGGTCACCCGCGAGACGCGGGAGCAATTCGGCCTTTCGGACGACGCGCGCGGCGTGGTCGTGGTGCACGTCGATTCGATGAGCGAGGCCGCCGAAAAGGGACTGCGTTCGGGTATGGTCATCGTCGAAGTGAACCGGGAAGAAATTTCCGACATGCGGGAATTTACGGAAGCCCTGAAGGATGTCGAAACGGGTGATTTGGTCCTGCTGTACGTGACGGGGCGCGGGTTCCGCGGCTACATTCCCATCCGCGCCAAGGAATAG
- a CDS encoding response regulator — protein MPEKAAPPQKKKAILLVDDSKLILQMEEAILGREQFDLFRATSGQQALDLVKRHKPLLVLLDFFLPDVNGDEVTKRIREDPETTHVSIIIVTMKGSDEQKEKCFKAGCNDFITKPINSGLLKLKVDRLVNIAPRTPYRILVKMSQAGSEQRDFVFSSSVNISETGMLVETDKKFDLGTEVDLQFYVTSSREPIAVRGLLVRYQKKGFRRANAYGITFSELSEENRKKIRALIEQKARP, from the coding sequence ATGCCGGAGAAGGCCGCCCCTCCCCAAAAAAAGAAAGCCATCCTGCTCGTTGATGATTCAAAGCTCATCCTTCAGATGGAGGAGGCGATCTTGGGCCGGGAGCAATTTGACCTCTTCAGGGCGACCTCCGGCCAGCAGGCGCTGGATCTTGTCAAGCGCCACAAGCCTTTGCTGGTCCTCCTGGATTTCTTTCTCCCTGACGTAAACGGCGACGAGGTCACGAAGCGCATCCGCGAGGACCCCGAAACCACCCATGTGTCCATCATCATTGTCACGATGAAGGGCTCGGATGAGCAGAAGGAGAAGTGCTTCAAAGCGGGGTGCAACGATTTTATAACGAAACCCATCAACTCGGGGCTCCTCAAGCTCAAAGTCGACCGACTCGTCAACATCGCCCCGAGGACGCCCTACCGGATTCTCGTGAAGATGTCGCAGGCCGGGAGCGAGCAGCGCGACTTCGTCTTCAGCTCGAGCGTCAACATCAGCGAGACGGGCATGCTTGTGGAGACGGACAAGAAGTTCGACCTCGGCACGGAGGTTGACCTTCAGTTCTACGTCACCTCCTCGCGCGAGCCCATCGCGGTGCGCGGCTTGCTGGTGCGCTACCAGAAGAAAGGCTTCCGCCGCGCGAACGCCTACGGCATCACCTTTAGCGAGCTCTCCGAAGAGAACAGGAAGAAAATCCGGGCGCTCATCGAGCAGAAGGCCCGGCCGTAA
- a CDS encoding acyl-CoA thioesterase, which yields MSRSAPKRRAKDSFPFGQKCEARMVHVVFPEDTNHYGTLFGGTALAWMDHAAFVAATRCCRKSVVTAASERMSFKVPVRVGSIVEVVANVLEIGRSSLKVLVELFVEDAFRGTRKLCARGRFTMVAVNKRGRPIAALPKRGRAKTRKTKKAR from the coding sequence ATGTCCCGCTCCGCACCGAAACGCCGCGCTAAGGATTCTTTTCCGTTCGGGCAAAAGTGCGAGGCGCGCATGGTGCATGTGGTGTTCCCGGAGGATACGAACCACTATGGAACGCTCTTTGGAGGCACGGCGCTTGCGTGGATGGACCATGCGGCGTTCGTGGCCGCCACCCGGTGCTGCCGCAAAAGCGTGGTCACGGCCGCCTCGGAGCGGATGAGTTTCAAGGTGCCGGTGCGCGTGGGGAGCATTGTGGAGGTGGTGGCCAACGTCCTGGAAATAGGACGCTCGTCTTTGAAGGTTCTCGTCGAGCTCTTCGTCGAGGACGCTTTCCGCGGGACGCGAAAGCTCTGCGCCCGCGGCCGTTTTACCATGGTGGCCGTCAACAAGCGGGGAAGACCCATCGCTGCACTGCCCAAGCGCGGGCGCGCGAAAACAAGGAAAACAAAAAAAGCGAGGTAA
- the metE gene encoding 5-methyltetrahydropteroyltriglutamate--homocysteine S-methyltransferase, which translates to MTFVFNLGFPRIGRRRELKKATEGYWKGAVSEKGLREAAREIRRANWIFQKDAGLDSIPCNDFSFYDHVLDAVALLGAVPPRYGWKGGTVDLDTYFAMARGAQREGLDVTAMEMTKWFDTNYHYIVPEFYQNQEFRLSSEKPFEEFEEAKAVVGGRARPVLVGPLSFVLLGKAKDEGVSPLRDVLPKVLDVYKEALGRLSAAGAEWVQFDEPCLVQDRSSEELEALKRTYQALAEAKGGVKILVATYFGHVGDAYDALAVLPVDGVAFDLVRGRRNLDFLREKGFPREKTFVAGVVDGRNVWLNDLEASLGLLQDARKHGVAGERLAVAPSCSLLHVPVDADQESALDAELRSWLAFAKQKVREAVALARALDGRRDEAFFDANRKALESRRTSKRTRNPQVRERVEKILASSPGRSTPAGERFKIQRERLPLPSFPTTTIGSFPQTQEVRKARLRFRKKEMSETDYKAFLKEKTRDVVELQEEIGLDVLVHGEFERNDMVEYFGELLDGFAFTQYGWVQSYGSRCVKPPVIFGDVARPRPMTTEWIGYAQSLTKKPLKGMLTGPVTILTWSFVRDDQPRSETCAQIAVALRDEVLDLESEGIRIVQIDEPTLREGMPLRKEERPEYLDWAVRSFLISSSGVRDETQIHTHMCYCEFGDIMESISALDADVLYIENSRSDQELLDVFKKFRYDKGVGPGVYDIHSPRVPGVEEMEENLRASAKVLDPGHLWVNPDCGLKTRGFEETTPTLKNMVAAAKRMRA; encoded by the coding sequence GTGACGTTTGTGTTTAATTTAGGATTTCCGCGAATCGGCCGGCGCCGCGAGCTCAAAAAAGCCACGGAAGGCTATTGGAAGGGCGCGGTTTCGGAAAAGGGGCTTCGGGAGGCGGCGCGGGAAATTCGCCGCGCGAACTGGATTTTTCAAAAAGACGCCGGCCTCGACTCCATCCCCTGCAACGATTTCTCGTTCTACGACCACGTGCTCGACGCCGTGGCGCTTCTCGGGGCCGTGCCGCCCCGCTACGGCTGGAAAGGCGGCACGGTGGACCTCGATACGTATTTCGCCATGGCGCGCGGCGCGCAGCGCGAGGGCCTCGACGTGACGGCCATGGAGATGACCAAGTGGTTTGACACGAACTACCACTACATCGTGCCGGAGTTCTACCAGAACCAGGAATTTCGTCTTTCTTCGGAAAAGCCGTTCGAGGAGTTCGAGGAGGCCAAGGCCGTCGTGGGCGGGCGCGCAAGGCCCGTGCTCGTGGGGCCCTTGAGCTTTGTCCTTCTCGGAAAGGCCAAGGACGAGGGGGTGAGTCCGCTGCGGGATGTCCTTCCCAAGGTGCTCGACGTCTACAAGGAGGCGCTTGGGCGCCTGAGCGCCGCCGGCGCCGAATGGGTGCAGTTCGACGAGCCCTGCCTTGTCCAGGACCGCTCGAGCGAGGAACTCGAGGCGCTGAAGCGCACCTATCAGGCCTTGGCCGAAGCCAAGGGCGGCGTGAAAATTCTCGTCGCCACCTATTTCGGCCACGTGGGCGACGCCTACGATGCGCTTGCGGTGCTGCCGGTGGACGGCGTGGCGTTCGACCTGGTGCGCGGCAGGCGCAACCTGGATTTCCTGCGCGAGAAGGGATTCCCCCGCGAGAAGACGTTCGTGGCGGGCGTCGTGGACGGCCGGAATGTCTGGCTCAACGACCTCGAAGCGTCACTCGGCCTTCTTCAGGACGCGCGCAAGCACGGGGTGGCGGGCGAGCGCCTGGCCGTTGCGCCCTCGTGCTCGCTTCTCCACGTGCCCGTCGATGCCGACCAGGAGTCGGCGCTCGACGCGGAGCTCCGCTCCTGGCTCGCGTTTGCGAAGCAGAAGGTTCGTGAGGCGGTCGCGCTCGCGCGAGCGCTCGACGGCCGGCGCGACGAGGCTTTCTTTGATGCGAATCGGAAAGCGCTCGAAAGCCGCCGCACCTCGAAGCGCACGCGGAACCCGCAGGTGCGCGAGCGCGTCGAGAAAATCCTCGCCTCCAGCCCCGGGCGCTCGACGCCGGCGGGGGAGCGCTTCAAAATTCAGCGCGAGCGGCTTCCGCTGCCTTCGTTTCCGACCACGACCATCGGCTCATTCCCCCAGACGCAGGAGGTGCGCAAGGCCCGCCTGCGCTTCCGCAAAAAGGAGATGAGCGAAACGGACTACAAGGCCTTCCTCAAGGAGAAGACCCGCGACGTCGTGGAGCTTCAGGAGGAAATCGGCCTCGACGTGCTCGTCCACGGAGAGTTCGAGCGCAACGACATGGTGGAATATTTCGGAGAGCTCCTCGACGGGTTCGCGTTCACGCAGTACGGCTGGGTGCAGTCGTACGGCTCGCGCTGCGTGAAGCCGCCCGTCATCTTCGGCGACGTCGCGCGGCCCCGCCCCATGACCACGGAGTGGATCGGCTACGCGCAGTCGCTGACGAAGAAACCTCTCAAGGGCATGCTCACGGGGCCGGTGACCATCCTGACCTGGTCGTTCGTGCGCGACGACCAGCCCCGCTCCGAGACCTGCGCGCAGATCGCCGTGGCCCTTCGGGACGAGGTCCTCGACCTCGAGTCTGAAGGCATCCGCATCGTGCAGATTGACGAGCCGACCCTGCGCGAGGGCATGCCGCTCCGGAAGGAGGAGCGGCCGGAGTACCTCGACTGGGCCGTGCGCTCGTTTCTCATTTCTTCCTCGGGCGTCCGCGACGAGACCCAGATCCACACCCACATGTGCTACTGCGAGTTCGGGGACATCATGGAGAGCATCTCCGCGCTCGACGCCGACGTCCTCTACATAGAAAACTCGCGCTCGGACCAGGAGCTCCTGGACGTGTTCAAAAAATTCCGCTACGACAAGGGCGTCGGCCCGGGCGTCTACGACATCCACTCCCCCCGCGTGCCGGGCGTCGAGGAAATGGAAGAAAACCTGCGCGCCTCGGCCAAGGTGCTCGACCCCGGGCATCTCTGGGTCAATCCGGACTGCGGCCTGAAGACCCGCGGCTTCGAGGAGACGACGCCTACGCTCAAGAACATGGTCGCCGCGGCGAAGCGCATGCGCGCGTAG